The nucleotide window tttcattttttttcttgcagcttcgatgacaaattgagcccaaaatgtctacaggattgttattttgtgcatttgggatttttcttgcaaaataaaaaaccccGAAAAAAAGTAAAGGGTGTTCCTAATTATAGCTGATGAATCACATTTGGTTTCAATACCTAGCAatactaaaacaaaattaatatactaTTCGAGTAATTTCCTTGCAACAAGAagttaaaaaaatgtgattaaagggtctatgtactttttgttggacaaaaaacacaatgtccacagattttcactaaactcacacagtttgaagataatgatagtagaaagcttccctgaaaatattacttgatgaggtgctgtagtttttgagaatgagtaaaacaatgctaTGAAAATCATTTCCGTCTctctgatcatgagacgaaaattattttagcatgtaaaaatgtattttcatgacattgttttaccaatttctcaaaaactacagcaccccagcatcTAACATTTTTAAGGttagctttctattatcattatcttcaaacggtgttggtttaatgtaaatctgtggacattgtgttttgtgttacaaaaagtacccaaatcctttaaagataTGGTTTTGAtcacattttgtgtaaacacCTGTAGTAGCAATTCCCAAGTTTGCGATTGGACAAACTCGgaatgcaacaaaaaacaaaatggcttcaCAGTATGTAAGAGTTGAAAGGTCACTGCTTTACCCTTCTCTGTCTTCAACGAACCACAAATTGTTTGCTTTGAACCGTTGCAGTTTGACCTCCTTGCTCTGTACCCAATTATTATGCACTACAGCCGCTTTCTCGTGGTGGTTCTCATAAAACTGAGAATTAGCAAAGTAAAGTTTGCCATTCGGGAAAATCTGGGATGACATCACTTTCTTTCTTAATCCTGGGAGCTTCTCTTCGATCAGCATTTTATTCATAATCACCTGATCTGAGATACTAGTCTGTGATTCGTGCAATCGGCGGAGCCATTCCTTTACGAACTCTTTGGTCTTTTCTGTACACCTAAAGTAGACGAACCCTGCGCAGTAAGCGATGTACGGTTTGTGTTGGTCTTCCTCTACTGCTATGTCAAACTCACCATCAAGAAACTGGAATGGTTCCTTCAACCACACAGTGTCAACGTCACTAAAGAGCACATGGTGTCCTTTTTCTAGGAGTTGATAGATGTAAGCCGGCCGCTTGTTCACCATAGCGTTGTAGATAGGCGAGTCCCACTCCAGTTTGTGAGCGGGTATTTTGAAACCCTCTGAAATCACCACGTGGACGTCCGGTCTCCCGTAGAGAAACCGCTGCGTTTCTTCGTCTTCGGCTACGACTAGAATCCGTGGCTTAGTGCCCACTCGCTTGATGCTTTCCAACCAGTTTTCAGTGAAGTCCAAGAAGGCTTTGTTCGTGGTTGCGAGGACGACTGGGCGTGGGTCTGAGACGGCATCCTGCCAGGGGCTCTGAGTGGCTCCTACGCCCGGTAACTTCGGTGCCTCAACAAACCGTACTAATGTGGGGTCGAAGTCTTTCAACCGTTTCATTCGGTTCATTTGCTCATTGTGGTGTTTCCAGCCTGTAGGAGGGATTGAAATTTGAGTTATCAGATGAGTAACTGTAATAGTATCCTGCAAGGGGCTCGGAGTGGCTCGCACGCCCGGTAACTTCGGTGCCTCAACAAACCGTACTAaaaacatggggtcaaagtctTTCAATCGTTTCATTCGGTACATTATGTCAGCGTGGTGTTTCCAGCCTGTAAGATTGATTTAACATTGAACTTAAGCgtttttgtctgtactgtttgaatcatggccagttttaatttccccagtgtgggataataaagttcttatcttatcttaatCTTATCTTAACTATCAGATAAGAAAATAGCATTTGGTGATTGAGTTTTTGTTATCAAAATGTTGCGACTAAATGTTAGACTAAATCATCTGAAGAATTCGTTTGGATAAAGAAACTTTCCTTATACCTCCTTTTTATTGCacaagatttaaaggcagtggacactattggtaattactcaaaataattattagcataaaacctttcttgattacgagtaatggggagaggatgatagtataaaacattgtaaaaaaaacagctccctctgaagtgatgtagttttcgagaaagaagtaattttccacgaatttgatttcgagacctcaagtttagaacttgaggtctcgaaatcaagcatcaaaaagcacacgacttcgtgtgacaagggtgttttttctttcattattatcgcgcaacttctgcgaccgattgagctcaaattttcacaggtttgttatttgatgcatatgttgagatacaccaagtgagaagacttatcTTTGTTTGATAAGGTCAGGCCTGTATACTTCGTCTTTGAacgggcaagggcaccagggcgttttctctttggtaaagggcaacaTATAAGGAacgtaaatttctactggagcatttcaagggcaccaaggaaatgaccagtgggcatggatgcaatcgccttcattgcctctgtatCCAAAGTCACTGTATAGTATCAGACCTGCAAGCTGATTCTAAATTtatgattataataatatttaggGGTTTCGTTGATTGGATTTCCTTACCGGACCACGCCACTAATCCTATAATTGCCGCCACAACCAAGATGGCGAGCTGTCTTCCATTCCAGCGCCGACAGGTGAAAATCAGCATGATCTAATAAAGggataaacaaattaatatattCATATGTGGTGACCTATGCAAGGTGTCTTTTCATTcattgtgataaaaaaaaaactagcttgagaaacaaaactcaaaagttTTAGAATAATGCTTCAAATTGTCTCCTTATGCAATAAAGATGCATGCTTCTCAGCATAAGATTTCAGGAcacatattttgttattttattttttatttatttataaaaaagaaattctcaggggggggggggggggtggggctgGTTCCAATCAAAGTATTGTGTATGTCGCCGTTGCATAAAGTGGCTTGGCAGCCACTGTTCACTCAGAAAGGAACCGAACGGGACATAAAAAAGGCACATACCACGAACAAAAAAATCGTGATAAAAAAATCCAGTAAACACGGTGCAATAATCATTATGAGATTTGTAATttcttaaaacaattataagcataaaacctttcttggtgacgagtaatggggagaggtatagatggtataaaacattgtgagaaacggctccctctgaagtaacatagtttcgagaaagaagtaatttacaacgaatttgatttcgagacctcagatttagaacttgaggtttcgaaatcaaccatctaaacgcacacaacttcgtgtggcaagggtgttttttctgctcgcaagttcaatgaccgattgagctcaaattttcacaggtttgttattttatgcatatgttgagatactgtgaaggctaatctttgacagttaccgatagtgtccactgcctttaaaacccttGTGGCTACAGCGCCCTCAATGATGCAGCTGAAATAAAATCActttcttggagattgcctggaaatGGTTGCCAGTTAATTAGGAAAAGTTCCGTATCTGGCCACCACTTTtccactaatttttacaaaaaggattaTCACATTGTAAAGTAAAACTATACTCATTTCTCTattactctctctctctctttaggTATTTCTGCTTCACTGATTTtctgtttatgtttgttgtgttctcatttagccttcgagaaagccTGTGCtaaaagcatggaggtaggtagCCTCCATGGCTAAAGCATGGGTATAAATAAGTCAAAACGTCgacaggccattaactattttttatacCATCCTTTGGTTgggaagcagtttgcaacagctacttctattttctcactaatttatttcatataAAAATGACAAAGTGGTCGCAGGACACGGAAATTTCCTCGTTGATCACCCCAAGTGTTAAGTTCAAATTTGATCTATTACATAACATTGATAGAAGCTCGACTTACCTTTGAGTTTGTATACTTTCATCAAATTCTGCAGTTTCTCCCTTTCCCTTTGGATCGGTAAGCATTCAAATGGTTGTCTTCGTGTACGGTTGCTGCGTGAATGCACAGCCCAATACACTGTATCTTTGATATAATTAAATGACTCTAGCATCAAACGAAGCCAACTACAAGACACAGCAAGTGTTAAATGGACACCATAAGATGatcttttttaaaacatgtaaTACTCGTCAAGGAATGAAGTAGATTGTCTCACAAGTGACAACGACTATTGGTCCCTGCTGCTCTGTATGTTGTTAGTGCAATACAACTCAGTAGCATGAAGGCCTTGTACAGCTAGCTGAATAGAATGAATGTGTACCGTCGCCATGAAAGCTATTACGTAATCACTATATAGTGATGCAAATAGCGCCCCCATTCTACAGTTGGCGAAACCATGAAGGAAGAAGGGCGAAACCAACTGGTATGTGTCAATGTTTGTATATTGACCACCGTAAATCCGCCATTAATCCACATCCACGTCTGGTCCATTTGTCTGGATCTTGTGGTTCCTTGCTCAATGCATGgaggtagtcttggtgcaagacgtttttcgatagttgagtgatagtgaATACTTACGTATTGTACCAAGACTAGCATGGATGTATAATTGGTAGGCATACCTAGCCCATATTGTGGTTATTGCATGGAGGAAAATGGTTattctattttcttcctccatgtgtTATCATAAAAAAAGGACGCGGAATGAAGGCATAACATGAGATTGGGTATCATTTACTATCAATAAAACGATACTTTATGTGAAGCGTTTTCCCACattattttttctctttttaaatgaaaacgATTGAAATGAACATTGTtagtttgttgtttattatatACTATGTTCaatttttatatttatgttatatatattttttgtgcaaaaaatagttaatggcctgacgtttcgaccctagcagagtctttctcgaaggctaaatgacaacacaacaaacatgaacaggtaactaagtgaaacataagcagtgaagtggaaatacatggatggggttagaaagcatacataaaaaagcaggggggtaaacaatgaatagggggacaaaaaaaaggggggggggggttgaagggaagggactggcttgaccacaagcaagAGGATGGAAACAccaaaggacaacatcaagggtggtgaggttgggtaaacagtaattaattagtgaatgaggctcaAAAACATGCTAGCAAAGTTGAGTCTAAGGGCGTCAAAGGACGGGaactcgaaaaaaaaaaaaagatcgaTTGGTctgaaaacagaaacaacattATTATTGCTACTATTACTGACAATTCAAAATACATGGTTTAAATTGTAACCACCCTTATCGAAtgggtaatttttgtacgacacaaaacacaaaacacatatatctcattatttacattaaaatttaatggtttaaaaaaattccgatacaaagcttcccttaaaatattacttgctgagttctgtttttttttaatgagtaaaacaaaaatcacgaaaatagtttttgcctcactgagacgaacattaATGTAGCTTGTAAATTACAGGTAAGTTACAgttaaattattttacaaacatcttcattcacacaGTGAGTAGGAATTCaggtcatggccaaaaacttaaatttcgagcacaaaaaaagaaagaagagatACAGTGTCAAAATGTTGATGCCCAGTTGtaacctgggggttgttgacttcaaGCTTGAGGTATTTAGGATGACATAGGCACTGAAAAAATGGTCTTATTTGCCGGGAGGTTTACAGGgaaatttttcaagattgatgcttgGCCGTTTGAAAAATTAGACCTGTTTTAGGATGTTTTTATGTTGAGTGTTATGCATGCCTTGTCGTGAGTTACGGTTACTATGGCTATGTAATGGCAACTcgcaaagtaagcacaaaatcggatGTTAAAATTCTCCCCTATGTGGCCTATGAAGGAGGAtgtttcaagagagggcgctataagaAGTAAAGTACACAGTTCGCCGTGGGAACAAAATATCCGGGCGACAGAACCTCCTGCCACACCGGATCACGTAGACTTGAATTCTTTGTGATCTAC belongs to Asterias amurensis chromosome 5, ASM3211899v1 and includes:
- the LOC139937420 gene encoding uncharacterized protein; the protein is MLIFTCRRWNGRQLAILVVAAIIGLVAWSGWKHHNEQMNRMKRLKDFDPTLVRFVEAPKLPGVGATQSPWQDAVSDPRPVVLATTNKAFLDFTENWLESIKRVGTKPRILVVAEDEETQRFLYGRPDVHVVISEGFKIPAHKLEWDSPIYNAMVNKRPAYIYQLLEKGHHVLFSDVDTVWLKEPFQFLDGEFDIAVEEDQHKPYIAYCAGFVYFRCTEKTKEFVKEWLRRLHESQTSISDQVIMNKMLIEEKLPGLRKKVMSSQIFPNGKLYFANSQFYENHHEKAAVVHNNWVQSKEVKLQRFKANNLWFVEDREG